One window of Pelmatolapia mariae isolate MD_Pm_ZW linkage group LG18, Pm_UMD_F_2, whole genome shotgun sequence genomic DNA carries:
- the LOC134616200 gene encoding claudin-15-like — protein sequence MSTAVEAVGFIMCIISWLVNGAALVNDYWKVSTFSSGTVISQRHSENLWHACVENSAGIAKCRDFESLALPIHVQACRALMIICLLLGLGSMIVALLGLKCIKIGSNTDQSKAKIATIGGILSFLAGLCCMIAASWYAAEVIKDFNDPFHGGLKFELGTGLYIGWTGAILAMLGGAFLCSPCKRASVKKGGYYGNAPQKVYKQGWTGMKNE from the exons ATGTCGACGGCAGTGGAAGCGGTCGGGTTCATCATGTGCATAATCAGCTGGCTGGTTAACGGTGCGGCGCTGGTTAACGACTACTGGAAGGTTTCCACCTTTTCCAGTGGCACGGTCATCTCTCAGAGGCATTCTGAAAACTTGTGGCACGCCTGTGTTGAGAACAGCGCGGGAATCGCCAAATGCCGGGACTTTGAGTCTCTGGCCCTCCCCA tcCATGTACAGGCCTGTCGTGCCCTGATGATCATCTGTCTGCTGCTCGGCCTCGGCTCCATGATTGTCGCTCTGCTTGGACTCAAGTGCATCAAGATCGGCTCAAACACCGATCAATCCAAGGCCAAGATCGCCACCATTGGAGGAATCCTGAGCTTCCTCGCTG GTCTTTGCTGCATGATAGCTGCTTCCTGGTACGCAGCCGAAGTGATTAAGGACTTCAATGATCCATTCCACGGTGGACTGAA GTTCGAGCTCGGCACCGGCCTCTACATAGGATGGACTGGAGCCATTCTGGCAATGCTGGGCGGAGCTTTTCTCTGCTCTCCGTGTAAGAGAGCGTCGGTGAAGAAAGG CGGTTATTATGGAAATGCACCACAGAAGGTCTAcaagcagggctggactgggatgaaaaatgaatga
- the saga gene encoding S-arrestin a, with the protein MSPKNVIFKKVCKDKSVGVYMGKRDFVDRVDSVDPVDGVILVDPEALQGRKVFVTLSCTFRYGRDDMDVMGIAFRRELYLSTRQLYPPLQDREKGIHTRVQAKLLRKLGNNSYPFFFEFPDNLPCSVALQPAPSDVGKQCAVEFEIKAFSAESQDAKVRKRSTVKLMLRKVQYAPEGEGIAPSVETTRDFVMSDKPLHVKASLNKEVYYHGEPIKVHVSVTNNSSKNIKNIILSVDQIANVVLYSNDSYAKCVDIEDSGDSVSPGATLQKVYTMLPLLANNRERRGIALDGKLKHEDTNLASSSIIKDGVLKEVLGIMVSYRVMVKLIVGGMMGSSEVGLEVPFKLMHPKPDAVKESEQEEEIVFEEFKRSYLKGIIGDDEDEEGNVSGGDDMAPKEK; encoded by the exons ATGAGCCCCAAAAATGTGATTTTCAAGAAGGTTTGCAAGGACAAGTCG gTTGGAGTCTACATGGGGAAAAGAGACTTTGTGGACCGTGTTGATTCTGTGGACCCAGTGG ATGGCGTCATCCTCGTTGACCCGGAGGCCCTGCAGGGGAGGAAAG TGTTTGTCACGCTGTCGTGCACCTTCCGCTACGGCAGAGATGACATGGATGTGATGGGAATCGCCTTCCGCAGGGAGCTGTACCTGTCCACCCGGCAGCTGTACCCACCCCTGCAGGACCGCGAGAAGGGTATCCACACCAGAGTCCAGGCCAAGCTCCTGCGCAAGCTAGGAAACAACTCATACCCGTTCTTCTTCGAG TTCCCCGATAACCTGCCGTGCTCAGTGGCCCTCCAGCCAGCACCCAGTGATGTCGGAAAG CAATGTGCTGTGGAGTTTGAGATTAAGGCGTTCAGCGCTGAGAGCCAGGACGCCAAAGTACGCAAACG gagcacagtgaagctgatgCTCAGGAAGGTGCAGTACGCTCCGGAGGGCGAGGGGATAGCGCCCTCTGTCGAGACCACCAGGGACTTTGTCATGTCGGACAAACCGCTGCACGTCAAGGCCAGTTTGAACAAAGAG GTTTACTATCATGGTGAGCCCATCAAAGTTCACGTTAGCGTCACAAACAACTCCAGCAAGAACATCAAGAACATCATCCTCTCCG TTGACCAGATTGCCAACGTGGTTTTGTACTCCAATGACAGCTATGCCAAATGTGTGGATATCGAGGATTCTGG GGACTCGGTGTCTCCTGGAGCGACGCTGCAGAAAGTCTACACGATGCTGCCTCTGCTGGCCAACAACAGGGAGAGGAGGGGCATCGCTCTGGATGGCAAACTGAAGCATGAAGACACCAACCTGGCCTCCTCGAGCAT TATCAAAGATGGCGTGCTGAAGGAGGTTCTGGGGATCATGGTCTCGTACAGAGTCATGGTGAAGCTCATCGTTGGAGG GATGATGGGGTCGAG CGAGGTCGGTCTGGAAGTTCCCTTCAAACTGATGCATCCCAAACCAGATGCAG tgaaggagag tgagcaggaggaggagattgTGTTCGAGGAATTCAAGCGCTCCTACCTGAAGGGGATCATCGGCGATGATGAAGACGAGGAAGGGAACGTTTCGGGTGGTGACGACATGGCGCCCAAAGAGAAATag